The following are encoded in a window of Lactobacillus intestinalis genomic DNA:
- the spxB gene encoding pyruvate oxidase produces MTKINGADAMFKVLYDWHVDHIYGFPGGSFDSGMNAVHDWRNKIKFIEVRHEEAGALAASAEYKLTGKLGVCFGSAGPGAAHLFNGLYDAKYDKSPMVAIVANVPTSRENIDFFQAFDEDKWFLNASVWCRQAMTPEQIPVITDEAIRQAYARKGPAVIILPKDYGWTKIEDNYKTSYNAHVPANFAGPKKESVEEAVKLIKEAKNPVVYFGNGAREAGAGEELKEFSNKFKMPLLSSYLGKGVVEDEFPAYVGTIGRIGAKTPNEIQSYADLVVWVGNNSPFSVLWFNKDTKVIQIDVDPGKLGKRHTVDVPILADAKKTLRALIDAGEDRPESPIYKAAIADRENWDAWQESFVDSDEMPVRPEPIWDVINKEAADDAIFAIDVGNVNVDHCRLLKMHDDQKWTTSGLHATMGYGAPAALTAATVYPDREVWQLAGDGGFAMMNQELLTMARYNMHVLNIVFTNETLGYIEAEQEDESHQPLSGVIIPDNNWAKVAEGMNMKGVVVRTKKEFEDAVKEWKKMDGPMLIDIKYTHEMPYSTELDSLDDPAFVKKYQAEALKPFSYFADKYGLEADAASGASQHEESEPKPDPEPDTTSGASQH; encoded by the coding sequence ATGACAAAGATTAATGGCGCAGACGCGATGTTTAAAGTTTTATATGATTGGCACGTTGATCATATCTATGGTTTCCCTGGTGGTTCATTTGACTCAGGTATGAACGCTGTTCACGACTGGAGAAATAAGATTAAGTTTATCGAAGTTCGTCATGAAGAAGCAGGTGCTTTAGCTGCTTCTGCTGAATATAAGTTAACTGGTAAGCTTGGTGTATGTTTCGGTTCAGCAGGTCCTGGTGCTGCTCACTTGTTTAATGGTTTATACGATGCAAAATATGATAAATCACCAATGGTAGCAATTGTAGCTAATGTTCCAACAAGCCGTGAAAATATTGACTTCTTCCAAGCATTTGATGAAGATAAGTGGTTCTTAAATGCCAGTGTATGGTGCCGTCAAGCAATGACTCCAGAACAAATTCCAGTTATTACTGATGAAGCAATTCGGCAAGCATATGCAAGAAAGGGTCCTGCAGTTATCATTCTTCCTAAGGATTATGGCTGGACTAAGATTGAAGATAACTACAAGACTAGCTACAATGCTCACGTTCCCGCAAACTTTGCTGGTCCTAAGAAGGAATCTGTGGAAGAAGCTGTTAAATTGATCAAAGAAGCAAAGAATCCAGTTGTTTACTTTGGTAATGGTGCTCGAGAAGCAGGTGCCGGTGAAGAATTGAAGGAATTTTCTAACAAGTTTAAGATGCCACTTCTTTCTTCATATCTTGGTAAAGGTGTGGTTGAAGATGAATTCCCAGCATATGTTGGTACTATCGGCCGTATTGGGGCTAAAACACCGAATGAAATTCAAAGCTACGCTGATTTGGTAGTTTGGGTTGGTAATAACTCACCATTCTCAGTTCTTTGGTTTAACAAAGATACTAAGGTTATCCAAATTGATGTTGATCCAGGCAAGCTTGGAAAGCGTCACACTGTTGATGTTCCAATTTTAGCTGATGCTAAGAAGACTTTGCGTGCCTTAATTGATGCCGGTGAAGATCGTCCAGAATCACCAATTTATAAGGCTGCTATTGCTGACCGTGAAAACTGGGATGCATGGCAAGAAAGCTTTGTTGATTCTGATGAAATGCCAGTTCGTCCAGAACCAATTTGGGATGTAATTAATAAAGAAGCTGCAGACGATGCTATTTTTGCAATTGATGTAGGTAATGTAAACGTTGACCATTGTCGTTTGCTTAAGATGCATGATGATCAAAAGTGGACTACTTCAGGTCTTCACGCAACTATGGGATATGGTGCTCCAGCTGCTCTTACTGCTGCGACAGTTTACCCAGACCGTGAAGTATGGCAATTAGCTGGTGACGGTGGCTTTGCTATGATGAACCAAGAATTATTGACTATGGCTCGTTACAACATGCACGTTTTGAATATTGTATTTACTAATGAAACTTTAGGATACATCGAAGCTGAACAAGAAGACGAATCCCACCAACCATTATCTGGTGTTATCATTCCTGACAACAACTGGGCAAAGGTTGCTGAAGGTATGAATATGAAGGGTGTTGTCGTTCGTACTAAGAAGGAATTCGAAGACGCTGTCAAGGAATGGAAGAAGATGGATGGTCCAATGCTTATTGATATTAAGTACACCCACGAAATGCCATATTCAACTGAACTTGACAGCCTTGACGATCCAGCCTTCGTCAAGAAGTATCAAGCAGAAGCTTTGAAGCCATTCAGTTACTTTGCTGATAAGTATGGTTTGGAGGCTGATGCTGCATCTGGTGCATCTCAACATGAAGAATCAGAACCTAAACCAGACCCAGAACCTGATACTACTTCAGGTGCTTCACAACACTAA
- a CDS encoding ATP-binding cassette domain-containing protein, whose amino-acid sequence MNNDYLVKIKDLKKKFKNHIVFDHLNLSIANNQITTIYGESGSGKSTLLNIIGLLERSDGGSITLFHEESPKVGSKKAREFLQNHISYLFQNFALINDQSIKKNLDLANLNPKESKKQFNKRKNEILHRLNIVIDEKTKVGVLSGGQQQRIALARAILKPGELLLCDEPTGSLDPTNKEIIFKALEQLKEQGKTILIVSHDPYIIENSDIIYNIKSLSK is encoded by the coding sequence TTATCTTGTAAAAATAAAGGATTTAAAGAAAAAGTTTAAAAATCATATTGTTTTTGATCATTTAAATCTCAGTATCGCTAACAATCAAATTACTACGATTTATGGTGAAAGTGGTAGTGGAAAATCTACGTTACTAAACATAATTGGATTGCTTGAAAGATCTGATGGTGGATCTATTACATTATTTCATGAAGAGTCACCAAAGGTGGGAAGTAAAAAAGCTAGAGAATTTTTGCAAAATCATATCAGTTATCTATTTCAAAATTTTGCATTAATTAATGATCAAAGTATAAAGAAAAACCTAGATTTAGCAAATTTAAATCCTAAAGAATCTAAAAAACAATTTAATAAGCGTAAAAATGAGATTTTACATCGATTGAATATAGTTATAGATGAAAAAACTAAAGTTGGAGTTCTATCAGGGGGACAACAGCAAAGGATTGCTTTAGCAAGAGCGATTCTGAAACCAGGAGAATTATTGCTATGTGATGAACCTACTGGCTCATTGGATCCTACAAACAAAGAAATTATTTTTAAAGCATTGGAACAATTAAAAGAGCAAGGGAAAACTATTTTAATCGTATCTCACGATCCATACATTATTGAAAATAGTGATATTATCTACAATATTAAATCTTTAAGTAAATAA